A portion of the uncultured Bacteroides sp. genome contains these proteins:
- a CDS encoding pentapeptide repeat-containing protein has protein sequence MVDISDIRHRRDKDIQRYVIDSEDKFQRWIKYKFEKQDADSPKIIDLSNCIIRTSPLQLGAYVTKLYNFEDAIISCDSSEYNQQVNYHFKCTNSVLYDAKLFGVIFKEDAIFSGSIFVGNTDMSNCIFEGRVLFDSVTFTDKCLDDDSQYPTGCHFDFSKFKNYTSFEKSIFKVFQVTFYNATFNELYSSFSFTGYGNNNSFISYYGSTFNSGIQFENVVCTKNINLGNCTFDGSVTFYDNTFEGDLSFAESIFNKHLYLGKEQIEGDANYTSIKRLILRKTRINWRADFEFCKIDILFGYFMDVQKDSIFRIFKSSINSVDLTSLCNRGIVVFEENSDKIEQLTLYSALNIGQIEILNTHIANLSDRRTAQILKDSAIKSSNKIDAIKYKSQEMVFYKQELKSAIFQKTKVCRLHKKRRPIEEYLLLFLNKWSNNNGQSWLWGVAFTLIVALFWYILIILSDIESYWFYSTSGEVWKNYLQVLNALNFRDNPLGFTLNALGETWFFISKIFISYGIYQTVSAFRKYRD, from the coding sequence ATGGTTGACATTTCTGATATTAGGCATCGTAGAGATAAAGACATCCAGCGATATGTGATAGATTCTGAAGATAAATTTCAGCGATGGATCAAATATAAATTTGAAAAACAGGATGCAGATTCTCCTAAAATTATTGATTTATCTAATTGTATAATTAGAACTTCTCCGCTTCAACTCGGTGCATATGTTACCAAGTTGTACAATTTTGAAGATGCGATAATTAGTTGTGATAGTTCAGAGTATAATCAGCAAGTAAATTATCATTTTAAATGTACAAATAGCGTATTGTATGATGCTAAATTATTTGGTGTGATTTTTAAAGAAGATGCCATCTTTAGTGGTTCTATTTTTGTGGGTAATACAGATATGTCTAATTGCATTTTTGAAGGTCGTGTTCTTTTTGATTCTGTTACTTTTACAGATAAATGTCTAGATGATGATTCTCAATATCCTACAGGATGTCATTTTGATTTCTCTAAATTCAAGAACTATACTAGTTTCGAAAAGAGTATTTTTAAAGTTTTTCAAGTAACATTTTATAATGCTACATTTAATGAACTATACAGTTCATTTAGCTTTACAGGTTATGGAAATAATAACTCATTCATAAGCTATTACGGCTCTACTTTTAATTCTGGTATCCAATTTGAAAACGTGGTTTGTACTAAAAACATAAATCTTGGCAATTGTACTTTTGATGGCTCTGTTACTTTCTATGATAATACTTTTGAAGGTGACCTTTCTTTTGCAGAATCTATATTTAATAAGCATTTATATTTAGGCAAAGAGCAGATAGAAGGTGATGCTAATTATACATCTATTAAACGTTTGATTTTAAGAAAAACAAGAATAAATTGGAGAGCTGATTTTGAGTTTTGTAAAATTGATATACTATTTGGGTATTTCATGGATGTCCAGAAAGACTCTATTTTTCGCATTTTTAAAAGTTCTATAAATTCCGTAGATTTAACTTCTTTATGTAATAGAGGCATTGTCGTTTTTGAAGAAAACAGCGATAAAATAGAACAGTTAACTTTATATAGTGCTCTCAATATTGGGCAGATAGAAATATTGAATACTCATATAGCCAATTTATCTGACAGAAGAACGGCACAAATTCTTAAAGATTCAGCAATAAAAAGTAGCAACAAAATTGATGCCATAAAGTATAAATCGCAAGAAATGGTTTTTTATAAACAAGAACTTAAGAGTGCAATTTTTCAGAAGACTAAAGTTTGCCGTTTGCATAAAAAAAGGCGTCCCATTGAGGAATATCTTTTGCTATTCCTTAATAAATGGTCTAATAATAATGGGCAAAGTTGGCTTTGGGGCGTTGCTTTCACTCTAATTGTGGCTCTTTTCTGGTATATATTAATAATTTTGTCTGATATTGAAAGCTATTGGTTTTATTCTACCTCTGGTGAAGTATGGAAGAATTATTTGCAGGTTCTTAATGCGCTAAATTTTAGGGATAATCCGCTTGGATTTACTTTGAATGCACTTGGTGAAACATGGTTTTTTATTTCAAAGATTTTTATTTCGTATGGTATTTACCAAACAGTTTCTGCTTTCCGTAAATATAGGGACTAA
- a CDS encoding TIGR01777 family oxidoreductase, with protein sequence MKIAISGASGFIGKHLTAFLTGQGHQVVPLGRAMFRENMSGQLMHVLSHCEVVINLAGASINHRWTAEYKKELYSSRIHVTRKIVQALNGLKQKPSLLISASAVGYYPTEGCFDEDSAKRGMGFLSDLCHRWESEASKLPQETRLVITRFGVVLSPDGGALQQMLRPLQMKMAVTIGPGTQMFPWIDIRDLNKTMAHIIATPSISGVVNLVAPEILTQAQLMSKLALRHGRCFKFTMPASFFRLLLGEAAEFITRGQCVSPKRLVESGFTFSSPTMDDFLSDIDVQTVAELDLNRYMGKWYEIARFDHRFERNMVGVTADYMLLPDGKVRVENSGYMNDFDGKRKVSVGKAKLPDVNQPGRLKVAFFLWFYGDYYVLELDKEHYGYVLIGSSSDNYLWILSRTPFLADEIKQHLLERAERRGYDISKLIWVKQK encoded by the coding sequence ATGAAGATCGCAATCAGTGGAGCTAGTGGCTTTATCGGTAAGCATCTTACGGCTTTTCTCACAGGGCAAGGACATCAGGTTGTTCCCTTGGGAAGGGCGATGTTTAGGGAGAATATGTCCGGACAGTTGATGCACGTATTGTCTCATTGTGAGGTGGTGATTAATCTGGCAGGGGCTTCTATCAATCATCGTTGGACAGCGGAATATAAAAAGGAACTTTACAGCAGCCGGATACATGTTACCCGAAAAATTGTTCAGGCACTGAATGGATTGAAGCAGAAACCATCTTTGTTGATTTCTGCTTCTGCTGTAGGCTATTATCCTACCGAAGGATGTTTTGATGAAGATTCAGCAAAACGTGGCATGGGTTTTCTGTCGGATCTTTGTCACCGATGGGAGAGTGAAGCATCAAAATTGCCTCAGGAAACCAGATTGGTGATTACTCGTTTTGGAGTGGTTCTTTCTCCTGATGGTGGAGCTTTGCAGCAAATGCTTCGTCCGCTACAGATGAAGATGGCTGTAACGATTGGTCCCGGCACACAGATGTTTCCATGGATTGATATTCGTGATTTGAATAAAACGATGGCGCACATCATCGCTACGCCTTCGATCAGTGGAGTGGTTAACTTGGTAGCGCCTGAAATATTGACGCAGGCTCAGCTAATGAGTAAGTTGGCATTGAGACATGGTCGTTGCTTTAAGTTTACAATGCCTGCTTCTTTCTTTCGTTTGCTGTTAGGAGAGGCTGCCGAGTTTATTACGAGAGGGCAGTGTGTAAGTCCGAAGAGGTTAGTTGAATCGGGTTTTACCTTTTCATCGCCTACCATGGATGATTTCTTATCCGATATAGACGTTCAAACGGTTGCAGAGCTGGACTTGAATAGATACATGGGAAAGTGGTATGAGATCGCTCGTTTTGATCATCGCTTTGAACGGAATATGGTTGGTGTTACTGCCGACTATATGTTATTGCCTGATGGTAAAGTCCGTGTAGAAAACAGTGGTTATATGAATGATTTTGACGGGAAGCGGAAAGTCTCTGTTGGCAAGGCGAAATTGCCTGATGTCAATCAACCCGGTAGGTTGAAGGTTGCTTTTTTCTTGTGGTTCTATGGTGATTATTATGTGTTGGAACTCGACAAGGAGCATTATGGTTATGTACTGATCGGTAGCAGTTCTGATAACTATTTATGGATTCTGAGTCGTACACCTTTTCTTGCTGATGAAATAAAGCAGCACTTGCTAGAGCGGGCAGAACGCCGTGGATACGATATTTCCAAACTTATTTGGGTGAAGCAAAAGTAA
- a CDS encoding cysteine hydrolase family protein yields MKQALVIIDIQNDYFENGANPLTGSLQASIKAKEILGLFREKALPIIHVQHLSTRPGSTFFVPNTTGVEIHNNVSPIAGEKVIIKNYPNSFRETELLDYLTSNEITDLTVCGMMTHMCVDSTVRAAKDFGYTTTIISDACATKDLDIQGKTVVASEVQKAFLAALSYFYASVKTAEEYVSIGL; encoded by the coding sequence ATGAAACAAGCATTAGTCATCATAGATATTCAGAACGATTACTTCGAGAATGGAGCCAACCCATTAACAGGAAGTTTGCAAGCAAGTATAAAAGCAAAGGAAATACTCGGGTTATTTCGAGAGAAAGCACTACCGATCATTCATGTTCAGCACCTTTCGACTCGTCCCGGTTCCACATTCTTTGTACCTAACACAACAGGGGTGGAAATCCATAACAATGTTTCGCCTATTGCAGGAGAAAAAGTAATCATCAAAAACTATCCCAATAGCTTTAGAGAAACAGAACTATTGGATTACTTAACATCCAACGAAATTACAGATTTAACTGTCTGCGGCATGATGACACACATGTGCGTTGATTCCACCGTAAGAGCTGCTAAAGATTTTGGCTACACTACTACGATAATCAGTGATGCTTGTGCCACAAAAGATTTGGATATTCAAGGCAAAACGGTTGTCGCCAGTGAAGTTCAAAAAGCTTTTCTTGCCGCATTGAGCTATTTCTACGCTAGCGTAAAAACAGCTGAGGAATATGTATCAATAGGATTGTAG
- a CDS encoding MBL fold metallo-hydrolase, translating to MNTKLVMFVCGMLVAASAWAGPYDTDTFRTKSNKEVVITFIKHGSLMLTYGGKHIQVDPVSQYADYATFPKADVILITHEHPDHLDLKAIQTITKNTTELIANEASQKKIGKGKAVKNGDKATILGSVTLEAVPAYNTTPERKMYHPRYRDNGYVLTFDGLRIYIAGDTEDIPELKNLKNIDVAFLPVNQPYTMTVEQAANAAKMFSPKVLYPYHYGTTAIEGLKNELKCNSEIEVRIRQMQ from the coding sequence ATGAATACGAAATTGGTCATGTTTGTGTGTGGTATGCTTGTTGCCGCTTCTGCTTGGGCAGGGCCTTACGATACCGATACGTTTAGAACGAAGAGTAATAAAGAGGTAGTGATAACCTTCATTAAGCACGGTAGCCTGATGCTTACGTATGGAGGGAAACATATTCAGGTAGATCCGGTGTCTCAGTATGCTGATTATGCCACTTTTCCTAAGGCCGATGTCATTCTAATCACGCATGAGCATCCCGATCATCTGGACTTGAAAGCGATCCAGACAATCACTAAAAATACGACCGAGTTGATAGCCAATGAAGCTAGCCAGAAGAAAATAGGCAAAGGAAAAGCGGTGAAGAACGGAGACAAGGCAACAATCTTAGGAAGTGTAACGCTCGAGGCTGTTCCGGCTTATAACACTACACCTGAAAGAAAGATGTATCATCCCCGTTATCGTGACAATGGCTATGTGCTTACTTTTGATGGGCTGCGCATTTATATTGCCGGCGATACTGAAGATATTCCCGAGTTGAAGAACCTTAAAAATATTGATGTTGCATTCTTGCCTGTCAACCAGCCTTATACAATGACTGTAGAACAAGCTGCCAATGCAGCAAAAATGTTTTCGCCTAAAGTTCTCTATCCGTATCATTATGGCACTACCGCCATTGAAGGATTAAAGAATGAATTGAAATGCAATAGTGAAATTGAAGTCCGGATCAGGCAAATGCAATAA
- a CDS encoding peroxiredoxin, which produces MKTVIGVGSKVPSFSLKDQFGKTFDIDAVLGKKNLVIYFYPKDDTPGCTKEACAFRDQFEVFADKNTMIIGISGQSVESHLEFANKYKLNFTLLSDEGNNVRKLFGVPSSAMGVIPGRVTYVVNKEGKVVFMFDSLTKAEQHVEEALRIIKTLD; this is translated from the coding sequence ATGAAAACAGTAATAGGAGTGGGAAGTAAAGTTCCTTCATTTTCGTTAAAAGATCAGTTCGGTAAGACTTTTGATATTGATGCCGTGCTAGGTAAGAAAAATCTGGTGATTTATTTCTATCCCAAAGATGATACTCCCGGTTGTACAAAGGAGGCTTGTGCTTTTCGTGATCAGTTTGAGGTCTTTGCTGATAAGAATACGATGATTATTGGCATCAGCGGACAGTCGGTAGAGAGTCATCTGGAGTTTGCCAATAAATACAAACTGAACTTCACGTTGCTTAGTGACGAAGGGAATAATGTTCGCAAATTGTTTGGCGTGCCATCTAGTGCCATGGGAGTAATTCCGGGCCGCGTGACTTATGTGGTAAACAAAGAAGGCAAGGTTGTCTTTATGTTTGACTCTCTCACGAAAGCGGAGCAACACGTGGAGGAGGCTTTGCGAATCATTAAAACGCTGGACTAA
- a CDS encoding DUF1349 domain-containing protein, with protein sequence MKRKNFLMSLILGTTLLSSCGNKDTSSTSSKEADSLTTDSARINGIPCDIKLSGIHFTKAINGADTLVSIDDKEKIEFRVGEKKDYFCDPNSQLSNNTAPILLTKVDNTKPFTFTAKVTPQFTETGRYNAGVLYIYVNDNFWQKLCFEQDERGNHRIVTVRTIGTSDDNNHDIVKIPWAYMKISSDTRTVASYYSLDNKEWYMVRLYKNNYPAEIWLGVSAQCPMEKGSTTYFEEISLKQKSVSDFRMGN encoded by the coding sequence ATGAAAAGAAAAAACTTTTTAATGTCCCTAATCCTGGGAACAACGCTTTTAAGCAGTTGCGGTAATAAGGATACTTCAAGCACCTCTTCTAAAGAAGCAGACAGTCTGACAACAGATTCCGCTCGTATTAATGGAATACCTTGTGATATAAAACTCTCAGGAATTCATTTTACTAAGGCTATAAATGGAGCCGATACCCTTGTAAGCATTGACGACAAAGAAAAAATAGAGTTTCGTGTAGGAGAGAAGAAAGATTATTTTTGTGATCCTAACAGTCAGTTGTCTAATAATACTGCTCCTATCTTATTGACAAAAGTCGATAACACCAAGCCCTTTACATTTACGGCAAAAGTAACACCACAGTTCACTGAGACAGGACGTTACAACGCGGGGGTACTTTATATTTATGTAAATGATAATTTCTGGCAGAAACTTTGTTTTGAGCAAGATGAACGAGGTAATCACCGTATTGTAACTGTACGAACAATTGGAACTTCTGATGACAACAACCACGATATCGTCAAGATTCCTTGGGCTTATATGAAAATTTCGTCAGACACACGTACTGTTGCAAGCTATTATTCTCTTGATAACAAAGAATGGTATATGGTACGCCTGTATAAGAACAATTATCCTGCAGAAATATGGTTAGGGGTTAGCGCACAGTGCCCTATGGAAAAAGGAAGTACAACCTATTTTGAAGAAATTAGTTTGAAACAAAAGAGTGTTTCGGACTTCCGTATGGGAAACTAA
- a CDS encoding FKBP-type peptidyl-prolyl cis-trans isomerase, translated as MSLKHQAYKEANIRFLEENLENEGVMELPSGVQYKVILKGNGAVPTAKSTVKVHYRGTMIDGTEFDNSFKRKQPETFKVKEVIEGWQNALMAMPLGSRWMIYIPYELGYGTRACGNIKAYSTLIFEVELLGVR; from the coding sequence ATGAGCTTAAAACATCAAGCATACAAAGAAGCGAACATTCGCTTTCTGGAAGAGAATCTGGAAAATGAAGGAGTGATGGAGCTACCATCTGGGGTTCAATATAAAGTCATCCTAAAAGGTAATGGGGCTGTACCTACGGCAAAAAGTACTGTTAAAGTGCACTACAGAGGCACGATGATAGACGGAACAGAGTTCGACAATTCGTTCAAACGCAAACAGCCGGAGACATTTAAGGTGAAGGAGGTGATTGAAGGTTGGCAAAATGCACTGATGGCTATGCCGCTGGGTTCACGTTGGATGATCTACATCCCTTATGAATTGGGATATGGGACCCGAGCATGTGGTAATATTAAGGCGTATTCCACACTGATCTTTGAGGTGGAGCTGCTTGGAGTGAGGTAA
- a CDS encoding TIGR03915 family putative DNA repair protein — translation MTVFLYDKTFEGLLTVVFDAYFRKTFPDVLLAEGEPLPLFCDEVFTVCTDEEKSTRVWSGLQKKLSASALACLTTCWLSELPEIDALLFRYIRKAIDAPRSIEVNFGDPDVLELSKIWKKVDYERTRVMQFARFQKAADGTFFAAFEPLYNVLALAIPHFTDRFADQRWVIYDLKRQYGYYYDLHSVTEITFDSEAAHLVSGMLDESLMAEDEKLFQKLWKTYFKSIAIKERTNPRLHKQNMPVRFWKYLTEKQR, via the coding sequence ATGACAGTCTTCCTATACGACAAAACATTCGAGGGTTTGCTCACAGTCGTGTTCGATGCCTATTTCCGAAAAACGTTTCCTGATGTTCTGCTTGCTGAAGGAGAGCCGCTGCCTCTTTTCTGCGATGAAGTGTTTACGGTTTGTACGGACGAAGAGAAGTCTACCCGTGTGTGGAGCGGCTTACAAAAGAAACTTTCTGCGTCTGCCCTAGCCTGCCTCACTACCTGTTGGTTGTCAGAATTACCTGAGATTGATGCGTTACTGTTTCGCTACATCCGTAAAGCGATAGATGCTCCTCGTTCCATAGAAGTAAACTTTGGTGATCCGGATGTGCTAGAGCTGTCGAAGATATGGAAGAAAGTAGATTATGAACGCACCCGTGTGATGCAGTTTGCCCGCTTTCAGAAAGCAGCAGACGGAACCTTTTTTGCTGCTTTCGAACCCCTATATAATGTATTGGCACTTGCCATTCCTCACTTTACAGATCGCTTTGCCGATCAAAGATGGGTTATCTACGACCTCAAACGTCAGTATGGTTACTATTACGACCTGCATTCCGTTACCGAAATCACTTTCGATAGCGAAGCTGCACATCTCGTCAGCGGTATGCTCGATGAGAGCTTGATGGCCGAAGACGAAAAACTCTTTCAGAAACTTTGGAAAACCTACTTCAAATCCATTGCCATTAAAGAACGTACCAACCCACGTCTGCATAAGCAAAACATGCCCGTTCGTTTCTGGAAATACCTTACCGAGAAGCAGCGATAA
- a CDS encoding SDR family NAD(P)-dependent oxidoreductase: MKRIIIVGATSGIGYEVAKMYVEKGWRVGAAGRREAALQEFRSLAPDQIEVEPLDVTATDAAEKLQQLIEKLGGMDLFLLSSGVGNQNVSLHPEIEINTAKTNVEGFIRMVTCAFDYFKAQGSGHLAVISSIAGTKGLGSAPAYSATKRFQNTYIDALAQLNHLEKLNIRFTDIRPGFVATALLKDRKYPLLMQTDHVARCIVKALDKKKRVAVIDFRYAILVFFWRLIPRWLWEILPVRNDK; the protein is encoded by the coding sequence ATGAAACGGATTATTATAGTAGGTGCAACCTCCGGCATTGGATACGAAGTAGCTAAGATGTATGTTGAAAAAGGCTGGCGAGTAGGTGCAGCAGGCAGACGAGAGGCTGCATTGCAGGAATTCCGCTCTCTGGCTCCCGATCAAATAGAAGTTGAGCCACTCGATGTTACAGCGACTGATGCAGCAGAGAAATTGCAACAACTCATTGAGAAATTAGGAGGGATGGATCTCTTTCTACTGAGTTCAGGAGTTGGTAACCAGAACGTCAGTCTCCATCCTGAAATTGAAATCAACACTGCAAAAACGAATGTAGAAGGCTTTATACGTATGGTGACTTGTGCTTTTGATTACTTTAAAGCGCAAGGAAGCGGACATCTGGCGGTAATCAGTTCCATTGCCGGAACCAAAGGACTTGGTTCGGCACCTGCTTATTCGGCTACTAAACGTTTCCAGAACACCTACATAGACGCATTGGCACAATTGAATCATCTGGAAAAACTCAATATACGCTTCACCGACATCCGTCCCGGATTTGTGGCAACCGCCCTGCTAAAAGACAGGAAATATCCACTCTTGATGCAAACGGATCACGTGGCAAGATGTATTGTGAAAGCTCTGGATAAAAAGAAACGAGTTGCTGTAATCGATTTTCGATATGCCATTCTGGTCTTCTTCTGGAGACTCATACCCCGATGGCTATGGGAAATACTTCCGGTGAGAAATGACAAATAA
- a CDS encoding LuxR C-terminal-related transcriptional regulator, giving the protein MATISVQDELFSTLLEQSFFDAEHREILLSKYNQLAKSYVDIDNSIAVLSDFQYNRSYIYAGSFGDIFGLPSHCISLDSAFEECIFSKIHPDDLTERHILELRYFQFQKNLPQEERHKYNLFSYIRVCNTIGKYQYITHRTFYLTSLPNGSIWLALCLYAPSMEQHPRHGIDGKIINNETGEILSVERYKQYDCTLLSSRELEVLTLVAQGKGSKLIADQLNIALYTVHRHRQNIIKKMHVTNATEAVQTALIMGLIAV; this is encoded by the coding sequence ATGGCAACTATATCTGTGCAGGATGAATTGTTTTCTACTTTATTAGAACAATCTTTTTTCGATGCCGAACATAGAGAAATATTGCTTTCTAAATACAATCAGTTAGCAAAGTCGTATGTGGATATAGACAATAGCATAGCTGTACTGTCTGATTTTCAATACAATAGAAGCTATATCTATGCCGGAAGTTTTGGCGATATCTTTGGTTTGCCTTCTCACTGTATCTCACTCGACTCTGCTTTTGAAGAATGTATTTTTAGTAAAATTCATCCGGATGATCTAACTGAGCGACATATTTTAGAATTACGTTATTTTCAATTTCAGAAGAATCTTCCTCAAGAAGAGCGTCATAAATATAATCTGTTTAGTTATATTCGAGTTTGTAATACCATAGGTAAATATCAATATATCACTCACCGGACTTTTTATCTGACAAGTTTGCCCAATGGTAGTATCTGGTTGGCTCTTTGTTTGTATGCTCCTTCTATGGAACAACATCCTCGGCATGGAATTGACGGAAAGATTATTAATAATGAGACAGGAGAGATCTTGTCCGTTGAAAGATACAAACAATATGATTGTACGTTGCTTAGTAGTCGTGAGTTGGAAGTTTTGACTCTTGTAGCACAAGGCAAAGGAAGTAAACTGATAGCGGACCAACTCAATATAGCACTTTATACCGTTCATCGTCATCGGCAAAATATTATAAAGAAAATGCACGTAACGAATGCCACTGAAGCTGTGCAAACGGCACTTATTATGGGCCTTATTGCAGTTTGA
- a CDS encoding carbonic anhydrase family protein → MQSEPLNEMLTNAVLTEEQRAKLSPTDILDLLKKGNKDFTEDNLTVRNNTQRIRAAAIGQYPLAVVLSCLDSRVPVEDIFHRGIGDLFVARVAGNIVNDDILGSLEYACKISGAKLILVLGHEYCGAIQSAIDNVKFGNITTLLSKIQPAVKAASKVLKGKHSSSDSDFENLVCEYNVRLSIEQIRKMSPILKEMEDEKEILIVGGVYNMKTGEVHFQLAEMPPESVDE, encoded by the coding sequence ATGCAATCAGAACCTTTAAACGAAATGCTCACGAATGCGGTATTGACCGAAGAGCAACGAGCGAAATTATCACCTACAGATATATTAGATCTCTTAAAAAAAGGGAATAAAGATTTTACCGAAGACAACTTAACAGTTAGAAATAACACCCAAAGAATACGTGCTGCGGCGATAGGACAGTATCCTTTGGCGGTAGTACTTTCCTGTCTGGACTCAAGGGTTCCGGTAGAAGATATTTTTCATCGAGGAATCGGTGATTTGTTTGTAGCCAGAGTGGCTGGTAACATTGTCAATGATGATATTTTGGGTAGTCTTGAATATGCCTGCAAAATTTCGGGTGCTAAACTGATACTTGTATTAGGACACGAATATTGCGGTGCTATCCAGTCTGCCATTGACAATGTAAAGTTTGGCAATATCACCACCTTATTATCGAAGATACAACCTGCGGTAAAAGCTGCATCGAAGGTACTTAAAGGCAAACATTCATCTTCAGATTCTGATTTTGAGAATCTTGTTTGCGAGTATAACGTACGGTTATCGATAGAGCAGATACGAAAAATGAGTCCTATCCTCAAAGAGATGGAAGATGAAAAGGAGATCCTTATTGTTGGCGGTGTGTATAATATGAAGACAGGGGAGGTACACTTCCAATTGGCTGAAATGCCTCCAGAATCCGTTGATGAATAA
- a CDS encoding pentapeptide repeat-containing protein, producing the protein MKTAYPRLPKILPENENLCSTIDLFDEEIEELFFRNQTVTGMAKDQLSFQTCIFNRCIFRECEFKKARFCDVEFKNCDLSNIKLQDCSFNRVTFIDCKLMGTNLTGSTFNQVSFSQCSAPYVLLSSSKIRGANFINNDFRGCAFDQCMLEHVALDNCNFTEADFSLTPLKYIDLSSCDITAIRLNGSELRGAAVNSMQAVELARLLGLIIKE; encoded by the coding sequence ATGAAAACAGCCTATCCCCGACTACCCAAGATTCTTCCTGAGAATGAGAATTTATGTAGCACCATTGATCTTTTTGACGAAGAGATAGAAGAACTGTTCTTCAGAAACCAGACTGTAACAGGTATGGCGAAAGATCAGTTATCTTTTCAGACTTGTATCTTCAATCGCTGCATCTTCAGGGAGTGTGAATTCAAGAAAGCTCGATTCTGCGATGTAGAGTTTAAAAATTGCGACTTATCTAACATCAAGTTACAAGACTGTAGTTTCAATAGGGTGACATTCATTGATTGCAAATTGATGGGTACAAACTTAACGGGCAGCACATTCAATCAAGTATCATTTAGCCAATGCAGTGCACCTTATGTCTTATTATCAAGTAGCAAGATACGTGGTGCAAACTTTATCAATAATGATTTTCGTGGATGTGCATTCGATCAATGCATGCTAGAGCATGTGGCATTGGATAATTGTAACTTTACCGAAGCAGACTTTTCCTTAACGCCATTAAAATACATCGACCTATCTTCTTGCGACATCACAGCAATACGCCTCAATGGAAGTGAACTTCGAGGAGCTGCGGTAAACTCCATGCAAGCCGTCGAGCTGGCCAGATTGCTGGGGTTGATCATTAAAGAATAA